The nucleotide window TTATAAAGCCTGTGAAATCGCCGAAGTCAAAGACGACTTGTTGCGCAATTTGGGCTTTATCATTGTCGCTATCCAGCTTTTAAATCCTGCCGAAGTGCTGCCTGACATGGGTGGGGCAAGTGATCTCGCTGCTCAGGAAATGGCTTTGATCAAAAAAGGAGGGCAAGCGCGCTCTCCGATTTTTAATCGCTCCATAGATTACAGTGCCTTGAGACCGCTTGGATATTTTAGTCTGACTGCTAAGTCTCGCACCTTTTACACTGCCTATAGCTGGCTTTCGCGCTGTTATTTGTCATTGACGGATTTGACCAACAACACAGAGCAGGGTGGCGGCAACACTTTTAGAAGAGCCGTACTCTTATATCGAGCTATCTACAATGGCAAGACTATCGATGGACAGCCGCTGCTCAGTCAGTGGCGTCATATCTCGGAGGTGGTCACTGCTCTCAGTCAGGGGCAGCTCAGTCGTGAACCGTCTATTTATGTAGACGAGATGAATAGCATGTTTAACGGCAACAATCTCGAATTCAAAGATTTGCTCACTGCTCTTGCTCAACCTCTTTCACGTGCCAAGCTCTTGATCTCAATCAAAAAGACTAAGCCGCAGGGTCTCGATGCTACTTCTATCTTTGATATGCAAAGAACGCAAAAGTCTGATGATGGAGCCATAGTCTTCCGTTTATTTGCGCCTTTTAGCACAGTCGAAGTCGATTATTTGCGGGCCCTTACAAATTGCTTTGTTGAAGAAAGCGAAGACAAGCCGCAGACTCCCCTGGCTTTGTTTTTGCTGTTTGCGATGGGGTCTCCCATGGCCAGCAATGTCCTCAACGGTATGGGCGATAATATCGAGCCGCGTGTCTTTGCTGTCGTGCCCGAATTTATCAAAATCCTCTCTCGTCGTCATATCGAAGACAGCATTATCAATCCCCGCCAGACAGAAAAACGCTGGTCGCTATTATCTGAGTATTTTAAGCCGCTTAAAAAAGGCTCTCAGGCTTGCTTAATTAGTCAATACTGGCTCACTCAAAGACTACTCAGCGCTGCCGGTGCCTTTGTCGATAGTTATGTGGCTTATGACCCATCTGCTCTGGGTCTGCCAGCCGTACCTGTCAGTGCCCCTAAGTCTGGTCCATCTGGGGATAGTGGTGGCGATAATGCCAGCGATCCTAAAGCCGCTCCACCACCTGAGGATAGCGCTGCCAGTAGTACAGTGAGCAAGGTTAAAGCTGTTAACTTCCAGTATCTTGAGCCAGCCCTCGTACTCTATCAAAAGCTTGCTGCCTACACTGGTAATACCGTGCAGGAGTTGACCAGATTGTCCGTCATGCCGGAGAGTCTTAAATCTAAAGGTACCGACTTGGTCAGATTGATGGAGCGTATGGCTAAAATCTCCGAAAAGGAGCTTGCCACCGAGCCTTTGCCGCTAGCTGATTTTAGATTGCTGGCTGGTATCGATCAGATTTTACCTGCTATCGGTGGTCCAATATGCAGTCAGCTCTATCTCTCGCCTGTCACCACTGGTGGTGCAACGATAGGTGTGGGTGACGCTACTCTAGCTTATGTCCTCTTTAATACGGATCAGGGACCGTACCTGGCACGCGGCTCTTTGTATTCATACTTTGAAGTAGCCGGCGGTCCTTACAAAGCTGAACAATGGCAGCGCAAAAAGGATTTTGGTTTTTTGACTCCGCCTGGATGGGTCCATGCCCTCGATGTGATGCAACTTGACAGAGCGGGCACCCAGGCGGATGAGAGCGCTGCGCCTGGTACTGCGCCCCGGGGCGGTGCTCAAAAAAGTGGCAGCGCTCCCCAAAGTGTCCCAGCCAGGGCGCCTCAAGTAGAGCAATCCGGGCGCAACGTCACTCCCGCTTTGAAACCGCAAGGTAAATTTACAGCTCCGCTACATTAATATGTTGTTTTCTTAACAACCTTGGTTGGCGTCAAAGCCCCGCTGCTAGAGGGTTTTGCCTGTGTATGTCAGGGCGATATCGCATCGCTCTCTTGTCAATTATTGTAGGACTGATACCATTCCTCCTGAAGTCACTGGTCTAATTTTAGTGACCATTGAGCAACACGCCACCCCAAGGCAACAGATAAATGGATACCATGGTTTTTGCATCCGCTCAGACGGCAATGACGCAAGCAAGTGCGTCGCCCAGCTCCAGCACTATGACCGCTGACTTAGCAGTGGCTTTGCCCATATCAAATGGAGTGACAAGCGAGCCGCTTTTTGACCACGCCTTGATGGCTAAGGCCTATCTTAGCGAAGGGCGCTTTGACGAAGCTGAGAGACTCTATGTACTGGCTCTCAAAGTCTCCGAAGAAGTTTACGGCTCAACCCATGTGGAAGTTATTCCCCACTTGGAGAACCTCACTAGCTTTTATCTCAACCGAGCTAAATACGAAGAAGCCAGACCTCATCTTGAGCGTCTTTATGGCATGCTGGTCGATACCAGACACAGTCAAGTCAATCCAGAAGCAGTGGTGACAGTGGTCGAAAACCTGGCTCTTGTCCTGGAAAAACTCTCACTATCAGACCGCTGTGAAAAACTCTATCTCAACCTTTTGCGCACCAACGAAAGAGATTTTGGCGGCACTCATAACCACACTCTTGATGCCCTTGGTCGCCTTGGTGACTATTACGCTCGCACTGGAGTCTATGTAGCAGCACGCGCTGTATTTGAAGAACTGTTGGAAGTAAAAAGTGAGCTATTAGGCGATAACTCAATCGAGCTGTCCCTGGTGCTCTCCAGTCTCGCTGACGTATACGGCAAGCTTGGCCTGTCTTATGATCGAGTGCGTACAATGGAGCGTCAAGTCGAAATTACAGACACTGCCCATGGTGGCACTGGCGTGACCCTGGCTGCCCAATTGGTACGTCTAGCTGATGCTCTCAGCGCAGTTAGTAAGCAGTATCAATCGGTAGAGTTTGGTGAACGCGCTGAGCTGACCTATTGCCGCGCTCTAAGTATCTACGAAAAGTCTAGCGGTGCAAATACACCAACAGTACAGGGACTCCGCGCCAAGCTTTTAGCTAGACGTACACCGGTCTAGCGTCTGCTTTTGATTGGAGCTTGTTGCTTTCATGCGACTAATTTAGGCGTGGGGCTTTGGGCCTTTTGCTAGGTTGGTTTTGTCTCTATGCACAGACATTTGTAAATACGAAAAGGTTTTGTCTAAGGTGTAAAAGCAGTATCGTCTTTGGTTGTGCCGCTGCCGCTTGAATTGCCATTGCCGTAGATGCTGCCTGTGCCAGTTGAGTTTGTACCACTTGTGCCAGCACTGCCAGCTGTGCCACTATTTTTATCCGCAGTGACTTCAGGTGCGGGTGCATCCTGCTCAATTAGTGGACCTTTACTGTAGCCCGGTGACTTGGGTTTAACAGTTGACTTTGCTGGTGGTCTAAAGGCGTACATACTGCGGGGACCTTCGATAAAGTCCAATCTCAGCTTGCCGTCAGGATCTTGATAATACTGTTGCAATATCTGGTGGAATAACCAGCCGCGTTTGGCCAGGGCTTGTGCACCGTTTTGACTCAGTCCGCGTGCACCATTGCCGGTGCCACGATAAGTAAACTTCCAGCAGTTGCCGTCTTCGTTGACGTCAAGGATAGCGGCAGTGGCAAAGTTAAGCATCTTGGCCAGGGCGATACCATAGACTTCTTTTGATTCTTTGGCACCCATTATCTGCACGCGCACAGCGTTACCGACCGGGTCCCATTGTCTCACCGTCACGCCAACTATATTTTTGACGCCGGTAATGCGCTCTAGAGTCGACTGAGGTACACGGCTAGAGCGGATGTTAAAGTTTTCGTCGTTGGTAGTACCGACAGTGGCACGGTAAAAACCAGGTTTTACTTTGCCCGAATCTTTAAGGACAAGGCTGGTTGTGCCGCGCACCGCATGATAAGTAGAGGTTGCTTCGGCTGCGAGTCCCTTGTAAGCCTGATCGCTCACGTCTGGTTTGAGATCATAGCCATCACTGCGCCACTTAGAGCCACTGCCCAGATGCGCCCAGGCATAGCTGCGTGCTGCTACAGCTTGCGATTTAAGTGCTTCGATATGCCAGCTAGATGGCATCTCAGATGGCACGACCCCGAGCAGATAATCTTCCAGATCCAGTACATTTACAGCTGTAATGGCACTGCCTGTGTTGATAATCTCGATGGAGCCTCTCCACCAGCGGTTAACAGTCCAGATGCGGTAATCAGGGGCAGCGAGAGTGGCGCGTTTGTCATATGGCAATGCCATGGCTAAACCAGTGGCAATCTCTGTAATACGTCCGGGAGTAATGGAGTAGACCATGCCTGGTTTAAGGGCAAAAATCGGCATATTGTCGACAAAAACAGCTCCAGGCTGCCATACCGCTACTCTCAGAGCCGAAGTGCGTGTGGCCAAACCGATGCGGACAGGGTGGACCATCATCTGGTATGGACTGAAGCCCATCATCACTGTGTGACTGGTGCCTGCAGTTTTTACAGCAGTCTTACCTGTAGCTTCGGGTAAGAGCAAAATTACCAATAGGAGCGCCAAGATAAAGACTGGTGCCAGTCCCAGAATTTTACCTGATTTGAATGTTTGCTGCGTTTTCAATTGACTGCACTCTATCTTGCCTACTGATGTTAGCAATTTGCGCTGATTTTGTCGCGCACAATGCTACTATTTATGGCCTGGCTATCGTTTACGGTTTTTTATCACCATGAAAAAGCTTTTGATTGTTGA belongs to Candidatus Obscuribacter sp. and includes:
- a CDS encoding SpoIID/LytB domain-containing protein, which encodes MKTQQTFKSGKILGLAPVFILALLLVILLLPEATGKTAVKTAGTSHTVMMGFSPYQMMVHPVRIGLATRTSALRVAVWQPGAVFVDNMPIFALKPGMVYSITPGRITEIATGLAMALPYDKRATLAAPDYRIWTVNRWWRGSIEIINTGSAITAVNVLDLEDYLLGVVPSEMPSSWHIEALKSQAVAARSYAWAHLGSGSKWRSDGYDLKPDVSDQAYKGLAAEATSTYHAVRGTTSLVLKDSGKVKPGFYRATVGTTNDENFNIRSSRVPQSTLERITGVKNIVGVTVRQWDPVGNAVRVQIMGAKESKEVYGIALAKMLNFATAAILDVNEDGNCWKFTYRGTGNGARGLSQNGAQALAKRGWLFHQILQQYYQDPDGKLRLDFIEGPRSMYAFRPPAKSTVKPKSPGYSKGPLIEQDAPAPEVTADKNSGTAGSAGTSGTNSTGTGSIYGNGNSSGSGTTKDDTAFTP
- a CDS encoding DUF3160 domain-containing protein, whose amino-acid sequence is MSAQALIYRPMKKTIAWSLLSLLLWSQIPASGQASIDTPVRGLGDTGMRRTNTIKLNDLEDPAPRSFGAPTAQGTFPVVTLNLAVPPPLSLTGVKVAGLSDKNVASLAYHHMIMMQGTSSKGTAHSTMYGVYQANKAQGRANFVTADSLMHGYFTYINTLTVKVVDESLHKELMSFLQSLKESTSKDYKACEIAEVKDDLLRNLGFIIVAIQLLNPAEVLPDMGGASDLAAQEMALIKKGGQARSPIFNRSIDYSALRPLGYFSLTAKSRTFYTAYSWLSRCYLSLTDLTNNTEQGGGNTFRRAVLLYRAIYNGKTIDGQPLLSQWRHISEVVTALSQGQLSREPSIYVDEMNSMFNGNNLEFKDLLTALAQPLSRAKLLISIKKTKPQGLDATSIFDMQRTQKSDDGAIVFRLFAPFSTVEVDYLRALTNCFVEESEDKPQTPLALFLLFAMGSPMASNVLNGMGDNIEPRVFAVVPEFIKILSRRHIEDSIINPRQTEKRWSLLSEYFKPLKKGSQACLISQYWLTQRLLSAAGAFVDSYVAYDPSALGLPAVPVSAPKSGPSGDSGGDNASDPKAAPPPEDSAASSTVSKVKAVNFQYLEPALVLYQKLAAYTGNTVQELTRLSVMPESLKSKGTDLVRLMERMAKISEKELATEPLPLADFRLLAGIDQILPAIGGPICSQLYLSPVTTGGATIGVGDATLAYVLFNTDQGPYLARGSLYSYFEVAGGPYKAEQWQRKKDFGFLTPPGWVHALDVMQLDRAGTQADESAAPGTAPRGGAQKSGSAPQSVPARAPQVEQSGRNVTPALKPQGKFTAPLH
- a CDS encoding tetratricopeptide repeat protein, producing MDTMVFASAQTAMTQASASPSSSTMTADLAVALPISNGVTSEPLFDHALMAKAYLSEGRFDEAERLYVLALKVSEEVYGSTHVEVIPHLENLTSFYLNRAKYEEARPHLERLYGMLVDTRHSQVNPEAVVTVVENLALVLEKLSLSDRCEKLYLNLLRTNERDFGGTHNHTLDALGRLGDYYARTGVYVAARAVFEELLEVKSELLGDNSIELSLVLSSLADVYGKLGLSYDRVRTMERQVEITDTAHGGTGVTLAAQLVRLADALSAVSKQYQSVEFGERAELTYCRALSIYEKSSGANTPTVQGLRAKLLARRTPV